The sequence ACGAGTTAATTCCTAATTTGTTTGTGCGTGGTGCAGCCTCAAGCGGTAAAAATGTTATATTACCTGAATTTGATATTACGAGGATCGATAAGATAATTAATGGTTAATCCTCTCAAGAAAGTGGCAGTGCGGGACAAACGCCACCAAACAGAAAACTCGCGGTTGAAGCCCGCCATTTATCGTTATTTAGATAAACGATTAGGAAAAAACAATTATGAACGAAACAAGAATCACGGCAATCGCTACAGCCGAGAGGGGCGTCCTGATTTAGAAATAATATATAAAGGAAAAACTTATTATTTTGAGTTGAAGGATCCCCGTGGCGAATTATCGTCTGCGCAGTTGAGCACGATTGCGCGTTACGAAAAACTTGGAACAACGATTCATGTTATTACCACGCTTGAGGAATTTAAGAAAATATGGGAAGAAAAGTGCGAAGAAGTCAAGATCACTTGAGTATTGACATTTAATCACATATAATATAAGGAGAAAAGGAGAGAGATATATGAGAGATTATAAATGGTTCTTTGATTCAATTGAAGAACATGTTACAGGTTTTAATAAACACTTACAGGAAGAAATTGATGGGTACAGCAACAGTATTGCCGAGCACTCCGAAGGCTTAGAAGTCTTGACTGCCGCCAATGCCTGTCCAAACATCCGCAAACAATTTGAAACGATTATTGAGCGGCATACCGTGGCGCTCGCGGAGCGCGAGAAACACTTGAGCGGTGCTAACGAATCGTTTGCGAAAGTGTTATCTTTGAGAACAGAGGTGATTGACAAAAAGAGCGCCAAGTTTATTGAAGCGATGGCAGCTATTTTACAATTAACACCTCCGGAGGAAACGGATAAAGAAAGGAGCGAATAAAATGGTAACTGATTTATTAACAACAATCGTTTTAAAAGTTATTGAGGAAAAACCAATTGTTCGCATTAACGACGTATGGGTAGCAGTAAACGAAATACAGTTCGGTTACAGCCGTGCTAAAGTATTAGAAGTATTACAAGCGCTCGGGTTTGAAAAACGTCACGTAATGTTATATGACAAAAAAGGCAGAAGTAGCACGCTCACGTGTTATGTGCGTGGCGAATTTAATCCGGAAGATAAGCCTTTAATTGGTCCTATCATCAAAAATAGCGAGTTAAATAAGCGTTTTGCACGCGAATTTTTAAAAGATTTAAAAGACCGTTTTATCAAGGAACAATTACCTGCGGCATTAAAAATTGACCCGCCGTTTTTTGATCTCAACGAGGTCGACGGGAAGCTCACGTTCTTTTTTACTCGGGAAAAATTACGAAAGATACTTTCACTCACGTGGTATACGGAGGGAAAAACAACTCGTAACGGTGTCTTAATACTTGCGCGCACTATCGGGCAACTATCTGAAGATTTTTATTTCAGAAAAAATACTTATTTTAAAAATGCAGCCAACGAGAACCGGGCACGGATTGAAGATAAATTAATTTATCAATATACTTTTAAATAAAGAAGTATATGGCTTGACCTTTTATCAATTATGTTATATAATTATAATATAAGAGAGAGGTAAAAACATTATGAATAACAGTATTATTATTAGATTGAACGGCGAAGAAGCGTTAGCACTTTTAGTGCAAGGCGACCGCTATTTAATAAAAAAGTGGGTTCCTTTTAATAATTATAAGGGCTGGGTATATGTCTATATTGACCACCACCAGCCCTTTTTTGCAAAAAATAAGGACAGTTATGAACTAACACCTCACGCGGAAGGAGCTTTAAACGGTAAAATTATCATGCGTTTTTGGTTTGAACATTACGAAATGTTTAATACGGCGCAAGGTAGCCCCCGTATATACGTGTCTAACCACGTCGATGATAAATATTACTTACACAAATACGGCGCGTGTGATATGTATGCCTGGCAAATAGAAAGAGCCGAAATCTTTGAAACACCGTTTGAGTTGGAAGATTTTACCTACAAACGCAGCGGTAAAGAATTAGTTTTAACAAAGGCCCCTACGCTTTATCGCTTTATAAAACTACGAGAGGTTACAAATGCTGCGTAAACAGGCTGTTATTTATAACACGTTATACGAGCCGCAAAAGCGGTTTGTTGATGAGTTAATCGACAAACAGGGTGCATTAAAACCACGTGCCGAGGCTTTCAAGTGGGGCTTTTTCTTAAAAATGGGTTTTGGTAAAACAAAAATTATGACCGCGATGGCGGAGCTACATAAGGCAGATTTGATTTTGATTACTACGGAAAAAAGTAAGATGCTCGAACGCGACAACGAAGGCGAGTTCCCAGCAGAACTGGCTGCTGCAGGGTATAAAACTTTTTACAGTGACAAGATGGGATCCAAAAAGTATGAACGCGAATTTTTGGACGCACTCGACAAGGGCGAGAAAATTGTTTATATGTTTAATTGGGCGCAAATTAATGCTAAAAAAGGTTATAGTATATTAAATTGGATCGTCGGCGGTTTGGATTCGTTAAAATCCCCAGATCGTCGCAAATGGCTCGAGAACGAATATAACAAAAGCGATAAAACATTAACTTTTGACAAATTCATTAATAACAAAGGCCCACAATATAATAACATCGTATGGATCATGGATGAGGCTCATGCGGTGAACAATAAGAGCGCGCGCTTGTCTAAAACCGTTAACGGGATGTTGTATAACAAAAATGTTCCCGGATTACAAATAACACGGAGTAATTATTTTCGGGAACGAATCAAGGCCGTTTATTTGGGCACTGGTACACCGATGACTGGTAAATATTATGAAAATTATTATTGGCTCTTAACTGTTTTAGGGCACCGCTGGGGCGAGACACCGCTTGAGGTTAATTTATATGAAGAACAAGCGCGGTTGGTTATCGATGCGAACAGCGGGCGACAAACAAGTGAGCTGGTTGAAACTTGTATTGGTAAGGGGGTTCCACCAGCAATTCCAACAGTTAATCGGTATAATAAGCGGACCTATCGAATAGAGACGCGTAAATTAAGTGCATACGAATATTTTGTCGATCGCTACTGCGTTATTAATGAAGAAACGAAAGTGTATGACCCGGACGCATTAAGTATTACAGGGTTTAAGCGCATACCGGAATTATTAGATATTGTCGAACATTATGCGTTCTTTGGAGAAACAGCTAAACACTTTGAATTACCACCGGTTATGACGGAGATAAAATGGGTGGTGCCCGGAGCAGGTTATAAAAGGCTATTTGACAAAAAAAGTCCTCACTATCTTCGGTTTGAGGATAAAGAATTAACCTCGGCCGCGGAAATATATTTACGGAGCCGCCAAGCATTGAGCGGTTTTATGGGTAACAGCGAGCATTACGTTTTTTATAGCGAGGAGCGCACTCTGCAGTTACGCGACTTCTTGATGCGCGAACGAAGCAACTATATTATATTCTATCACTGGGATCCGGAGTTATATGCGATTGTTGATGCGGTTCAACAAGCAGGCTATAATTATGATATTTATAAAGGTGACCTGAAAGAATACGAGGTTTATAAGAATTATGAAAAGGGCGAAGGAAACGTTGTAATAGCGAATATTGCGAGCGGGGCGAAAGCGCTCAACCGACAAAAGTGGAACAGCGTATTGTTTTATTCTTTACCATCAGTATACGCGCTCTATGAACAAGCAATCGGACGTGTATTACGTTTAGGACAAACCGCCGAACGCGTTTTCGTAGGTATATTTCTCGCAAAAGGAACGGTTGATGAATATATTTATAATAATTTAATTAACGGCCGCGATTACACCGAGCAGGCTTTCGCGCGCGATTTCCTGGATCAAATAAAATAAAAACAGATAAAATAACTATATTGCTTGACCTTTGATAACTTATTATATATAATTAATATATAGAAAGAAGGAGAATAACTAAATGACATACGAAAAATTAAACATTGAAGAATTATTAGCAGAACTCGAAGCCTATCGGTGGCGAGATAAAAAAGCGGCTATCTTAAAAGAATTAGACCTTAGATATTATCTCACAGATTACAGAAGAGATAAAATCATAAATGCATATGAAGCAAACCGCCTATTTACATTGATTGATTTACTAAACATCAACAAAGAGGCCGATGACTTAATAAGTAAAGGTTATACGTTTGATGAAATCATTAGAGCGGTTAGAGAATGGGTTAAAGAGCGCTTGGATGAAATTGAAAAGGAAAAGGAAGACGACAATGAATAAAGAATTAGAAGCATTACAAAATCTCCGCCATGTATTACGAGATGATTTTGGGTTTCCGTTTAATTTAACGCCTGAATATGGTATTATTTTACAAGCACTCAAACGCAACGAGCCTATGAAAGTTGATTTAGAAACAAAGTATGCTCTACCATACAGCGGAACATATTATGACTGCCCCAAGTGTGGGAAACCACTTATAAAAAGACATTATAACTATTGTCCTGATTGTGGACAAAAATTAGATTGCGGGGACAATTATGAATAAAAAAACTAATAAGTTGTATCAGAATCTATAAATTCGGGGTTGGGATAATCTATGTCGTTGACACGAGAGAGGGAGATTAATTATGAACGACTTAGTAATGTTCAAAGTGGAAGCCGGTATCAGACGTTACACTGACCAGACCGGGTCATCTTTATATTTTGATTACCGAAAAACATATAGAGGAAAATATAGTATAATAAAAGAAAAGGAGGCGAGATAATGGGTTTTAGTTATCATACAGGAAAAACCATTTTGGTAACAAACGCGGCGCCTGGTGGTATTAAAAAAGGAATATTACTTAGCCGGCCATACAAACGTGAAGGATACCACATAAAATACGTTGACGTGCGTATCGACGGCGGGACACGCCGAGTGGGTATTAATCGTATAGTTAAAGACAAAGGAGTGCTTAAGAAATATGGATGTGAATATTGAGTTAATGGAATCGTTAAAGAAAGAACGCGCTAAATTGTTAGCACCTCTTTGTGGTCTAAAAGAGCCTTA comes from Bacteroidia bacterium and encodes:
- a CDS encoding endonuclease Q family protein — its product is MNKELEALQNLRHVLRDDFGFPFNLTPEYGIILQALKRNEPMKVDLETKYALPYSGTYYDCPKCGKPLIKRHYNYCPDCGQKLDCGDNYE
- a CDS encoding helicase C-terminal domain-containing protein; the protein is MLRKQAVIYNTLYEPQKRFVDELIDKQGALKPRAEAFKWGFFLKMGFGKTKIMTAMAELHKADLILITTEKSKMLERDNEGEFPAELAAAGYKTFYSDKMGSKKYEREFLDALDKGEKIVYMFNWAQINAKKGYSILNWIVGGLDSLKSPDRRKWLENEYNKSDKTLTFDKFINNKGPQYNNIVWIMDEAHAVNNKSARLSKTVNGMLYNKNVPGLQITRSNYFRERIKAVYLGTGTPMTGKYYENYYWLLTVLGHRWGETPLEVNLYEEQARLVIDANSGRQTSELVETCIGKGVPPAIPTVNRYNKRTYRIETRKLSAYEYFVDRYCVINEETKVYDPDALSITGFKRIPELLDIVEHYAFFGETAKHFELPPVMTEIKWVVPGAGYKRLFDKKSPHYLRFEDKELTSAAEIYLRSRQALSGFMGNSEHYVFYSEERTLQLRDFLMRERSNYIIFYHWDPELYAIVDAVQQAGYNYDIYKGDLKEYEVYKNYEKGEGNVVIANIASGAKALNRQKWNSVLFYSLPSVYALYEQAIGRVLRLGQTAERVFVGIFLAKGTVDEYIYNNLINGRDYTEQAFARDFLDQIK